CTCGGAGTATTGCACGTTGTCGTCGCTGTGCACCGGCGAGTACTGCGCGTCCGTGCGCTCCCGCAGGTACGCGTACGTGGTCTCGTCCGGCTCGATGATGCCGTTCTTGGCTCCCGCCTCTGTCGTCATGTTTGTAAGCGTCAGGCGCTCTTCCATCGACAGCTTTTTCACTACATCGCCTGCAAACTGCATGGTCTTGTAGTTGGCGCCGTCCGTGCCGATCTCGCCGATTACCTTCAGTATGATGTCCTTTGCCATGATGTGGTCAGGCTTGTTGCCCTCAACCTTGAACATCATCGTCTCGGGGACCTTGAACCATATCTCGCCGTTCATGAGCACGTACGCCACGTCGGTGTGGCCAAGGCCGGCCGCAAAGGCGCCCATCGCGCCTGTCGTGTTTGTGTGCGAGTCGCCTCCCACGTACACCTCTCCCGGCAGGACCATCGCCTCCTCGTGCGAGAGCGTGTGGCAGATGCCGTACTGGCCGAGGCCGTACTTGAAGTGCTTCTTTATCCCGTACTTTTTCGTAAAGTTGGAAAGCGTGATGATGTTCTCTGCCGAGACGCGGTCGGCCGCCGGCACAAAGTGATCTTCGGTCACCCACACCCTGTCGGCGTTCCAAATCTTGTCCAGTTTCAGCCCTTTCTTCTCCCACTCACTGAAAACCTTGATGACGCCGGGGCCGGACACGTCGTGCATCATGACCTTGTCCACCTTTGCAAACACCACGTCGCCGGGCGAGACGCTCTGCCTGCCGGCGGCGCGGGCAAGTATCTTTTCGGTAATCGTCATAGCTGCCAAAACGGTACCACTTGACGGGGATTTGGCGGATGGCGGATTAAAACCTTTGGCAAACGCGAAAGCAAGATTAAGCCGGGTGCGAATATCGTCACTGCGCTTGGAGATACTGGCAGTCAAGGTCGCAAGGAAGAGCGGCAAGTTTAGCCTGTTTGAGAGCCTCCTGCAGCAGGGCTTTGATTACAAAGACGGCGACATAATCGTGGTGTCAAGCAAGTTCGTCTCGATGGCCGAGGGCTCGGTGGTCGACATGAGGAGGATAAGGGTGAGCAAAAAGGCAAGGGCGCTTGCAAAAAAATGCCACATGGAGCCAAAGCTTGCAGAGCTGGTGCTGAGGGAATCAGATTACATAGTCAAGGGCGTGCCCGGCTTTCTCCTTGCGATACGGGACGGCATGATAGCGCCAAACGCCGGGATAGACAAGTCAAACGTGCCAAAGGGCTTTGCGATCCTCTACCCGCGCGACCCGTTTGCCTCTGCCGAGGGCCTGAAGGACGCGTTTCTGGCAAACCTCGGAATAAAGGTGGGAATAGTGATAGCAGACAGCCGGCTCATGCCTACCCGGATAGGCACCACCGGGGTCGCAATAGCGTGCGCCGGCTTTGAGCCGGTTGAGGACCTGCGAGGCAAGAAGGACCTCTTTGGCAACGTGCTCAGGGTGACCTTCCGGGCCGTGGCAGACGGCCTTGCCACGATGGGCGTGGCGGCAATGGGCGAAAGCGACGAGTCTACGCCTGCAGCCGTGGTGAGGGGCGCCAGGGTGCAGTGGACGAACAAAAAGCTGTCGTGGCGCGACATGGCAGTTGCACCAGAGCAGGACATCTATTTGCGCGGCCTGAAAAGCGAATTATGATAATCATGAGATACATGCTTGCACAGAGTTTTAATATTGCCTTCTTGGATTGCTGTCTAACAAAGCGCATTGTCTGAATTCCTTACAGCTTACCCAAAGACAAGCATTGCAAAGGGGATCAAGAACCTCATCAGGCGGGAGGAAATAGAGCTTGACCACCTCAGCCTCATGGTAAAGATAAAGAAGGACGAAATAATCAACGCCCTCCTCTCGGAAGGCTTCAAGCTCGTGAAACTGGAGAACAAAAAACCAAACCAGCTGGGCTGCGGCCTTGCGAAAAAGCTGTCCAAGCCGTGGGAGATGCACGTGCGCCTTTTCACGGTCGAGCAGGGGCTCATAGCGATACAGGCCGAAGTCGAGGTGTCAAGGAAGTACATCCAGCACATACGCTCTGCAAGGGCGCCTGTCATCTACGAGGTCGAGCAGATCCTGAAAAAGCACCAGATAGAGTACAAGATCTGGAACGAAAAGATCCGCGACTATATCACCCGCGTGATAGACAACCACGAGATCAAGCTGGAGGCGCCAAGCATCCCGATATCGTGGAAGCAGATGGCCGCCTATGCCGCGGCCCTGGGCATCGTATATCTTTTAAAGTTCACGACCATCATCTAGCCGCGCCTACAAAGGCTTAATTGTTGCGCAGGCACATCTGCCGCTGTTGGCAAGCCCGCAGCTGCCGCCATCATCGTCGTCAGCAGCCATTTTCAGATACTATGGCGCCTCTGCGTGGGAGATAGAGACGCTGTACGACACGCTGTCAAGGTCGTACAGCGTGGAAGACTCGGAGGTCCCTGCCGACGACCCGCAGTTTGTCACGATGGTGGAGATAGGCTTTCCTGCCCCGTTTGGCGAGCCCTTTTTCCAGGAATTCACGATGGACAGCTGGTTCAAGGTAAAGGGCGTGCTCAAGGACATGAAGAGAAGGCGCGGGCGAAAAGGCGTGAAAACCTACATCCGCTTTGCCGGCTTTGAGGGCGGAAAAACTCCAGTAGTGTTCCCGCTCCTGTCAAAGGGCGACCGCCAGTACGAAATGGGTGTGGAAAAGCTGGAGTACCTAGTAGACATCGTGCCCCTGCAGCTAAAGACGGTCCCAAAGGGCGCCGAGGAGGTGTGGTACTCGTACGAGGAGGCCACCTTCAAGTGGAGCCCGAGCGCCACGATGGTAAACGGCGTCAACTATTTGTACAAGAACAACGAGTGGGTCCTGCCCGCAAAAAAGTCATCATCATCATCAGTCTAGCTGGTTGACGACGCCTGAGTCGTGCAGGCCCTTGCTCAGCTCCTTGTACTTTTTGTCGAGGAATTCAAGCGACTCTTCCAGCTTTTTTGACTTGCCGTACTTGAAGCGCACAAGCTCGCGGTGGCGCCAGAAATGCTTGCCCTCTGACACGGACAGCGTGGTGAAATAGTCCGGCCCCTTCAGGCTGTCATGCAGCTTGACGCTGTGCGGGAAGATGTACTCGACTGAAAACCACTCGTCGCCGTCCGGGTAGTCATTGCCGGTGACGACGTCAAAATAAAGGTGCAAAATGCTGTCGACCGTCAGGCCGTCGTCGCCAATCGCGGGGTGCTTGACCGTCGACTTGCGGTAGTCCATCTTTAGCAGCTGGGGCTCAAAGTACGCCTTGATGATTGCCCGCCTAAAGAGCTCGTTTGCTTCCTTAAGATTCAAAGATACTATAACGGTGCGTGACTATTTTATAATCTTTTTAACGCAATGCGTATAATTTTTACAAGCGAATCTCTTGTTGCATAGGGCCGGTTTTCGAGCGTGCATAATTGCATAATTTGAGCACGGCTGTGCATAATTGAGAAAAGGCACGGGTATTGCAGCATGTGTTGTGTCATGGGCTGTATTAATGGGCGTTCGTGCTAAAAAGAACTAACGGCTGATGATTAATATAATGTGAATTCCATTTGCATGACGACGGGCGGGGGTCGCCTAGCCTGGTAGGGCGTGGGATTGCTAATCCCATGTCCGCAAGGACCCGTGGGTTCAAATCCCACTCCCCGCGCCATTTTGATTCCATACAGAGAAATGCGCAATTAACTCGGCCCAAAAATTGAAGGAGGGGTCTTTATTTCGTATGTACCGGCGCTTTATGCAGCCATTGGCGTATCTTCGACCCCATTACCACGTAGACAAGAGCTCCGCCCAACCCTGCAATGGCAGCATATATCAGCGGGTAGGTAAGGCCGGAAAAGTCCATCTGCCTTCGCGGCTTTTATACAATTCATGCTCTTTAACCACGCTTAACATAGATCAGGTTTCATATCTGGCGTCAGCCAGACACATACTTCTCCCGCATGGCTAGCACCAGCTTTTCGCCAAAACAATCAGGCCTCTGCATCCCTGGCTGTCTTTTCTCCTGCGGGATACAACATGCGCTGCATTTCCCGGTAGCTGTTCAAAAACCGCTTTCCCTTCTCTGTCGTACGATAACGGTTCTTGTTTTGTGAAGCATATTCCAAGAGCTGATTCTCTGTAAGCAGCGCAAGATACTCTTTAAGCTGCGGAAAAGACAAGAAGGCGTTATACATTATCTTCGTCTTCAAGACTCCGCCACTGCCCTGCGCTATTTCAAGAATTGCGGCAGCAATATCCATCCTGTTCCGGTACTTCTTCATATGCAGCTTTCGCAAGAAAACTTTAACGAGTTTTTTTTGCAATGTTCTCGATATAGGAGGCCGTACTAACTAATGCACAGATGCATTACCTCCAAAAGACCGGTCATACCGTGTAATACACCTGGATCAGCACTTGTTGCTGCTGATTGTCATGATCAGGCGATCTCTGCCCTGCCATCAACACCGAAACCATGGTATGGCTGGCAAAACCTGATCTGCGCTCCAGCATATACAAATTAATCTTTTTTAGAAAATATTGATAATAATTGCTGAAATCGCAGTATGACAAATATAGAATACTCTTCAATCGGCGGCAATCCTTATATTTTAAAAATCCGTATAATCATACTGGATAGCAGCCAAAGGAAGAAACATCGATACGCTTACACAACGGATCGATGGACGGGAATCTTTGGATTGCCGTTTGGTTCCAGAGACTGCTATCCGCTTAAATCGTCATCAACTTTCTGGATTCTCCTCTCTGATGCTGCTTGTCTTCATCCAGCATAAGAAGCGAAACCATGCTGAAATCTTGTTAATTAGTTGCTGCCATTGACGGGTGGGAGTGGCTTGCTACCGGCTTCTGGTAGTTCGCAGAAACTTTTTAAAAAAATTACTGCGGCGGCCAGGACGATCTAGCAATGATGAGGAGAAAGAGAAGCACGGACGATGTTACCTCCACTCGAAGTTTCAGAAATTGCTCATTTTGTGGAAGGTCGATTCCCGCGGGCACAGGCATAATGCACGTCAGAAACGACGGTCGGATATTGTGGACATGCTCAGATAAATGCAAGAAGAATTTGTTTATACTTCGTCGAGACCCGAGGAAGCTAAAGTGGACTGAAAGGTATGTACTGGGAGGGGCGCAGGTAAAGAAAAAGTAGCTACCTCTAAAGACATATTCACTCTGTTGGAGCTCCGGTCGGAATCTGGCCCATCCGCCCGACCAGAGAAAAGGGTATGCAGGTAAAAGAGAAAGAGGGGGGAGTATCCATAATTGGTTCTGCCCCGAAATCGGGAATTGATGCTGGGTTGCTCCTGCACCTTTCTGTCTTGCCGCTTCTAAGCTGTATAAAATGAGTTTGTCTCTGATTTCAGTTCGATATCAAGCGATGTCAATCATGACTTGCTACGTAATGATCTGTTTATCATCTCAATCATCGTCTCTGTGGATTCATTACCAAACAGGTCTGTGAGTATTTCGCGCACTGACTTTAGAGAGTACGCCTTTCCAGCTTCAAGCGAAATCCCCTGCTGTTCTAGATGATAAAACAGGACATGAAGTCCATCACTACCTAGTATCCCCAAGCTTTCCTCCATTATCGTCTTGAGGACGGCACCATCTAGAAGCTGGTCTTTGTGACTTTCCTTGGGAATACGCAATGGGTAGCTCTGAATCGGTAAGTGAATATTAAAGAATATCTGAGAGTTATCTGGAAACAGGGAAGCGGGAGAGGGAAAGGCGTGTGCATGTAGGTGAGTTATCTCTGGAATGGCTAGTCAAATCACACAATGATATACTGATAGCTGCGTTGCTGGAAGCTGAAAAGCCGCTAGACTGGTATGTTAGAGAGGGGATGCCAGTTCCGAATGAAGAGACATGGCGACAGATGATCATAAAGGTCCAACTTATCATGTCGATGGTAAAGGACGCTTCGGGATACCTTGGAGATTTCAAGCACTTGAGCGTACAACACGAACTAGCTGTTGTGCGCCTTTTCCCGGTAGGAAGAAAGAAGGTGTTGTGTATCGTCTCAAAACCAGAGCCCGAGAGCAAGATCATTGGACTGATCAGAGAATTCATAACTAGAATAAATGACCTGTAATTTTGTAACTTGGAAAGTAGGTAAGATCAGAAGCGGTTCGTAACAAGCCAAGCTATATGTGTGCATATATGCTTCTCTTGGCCGATGGCCCGCTGTCAGCGTACGAAACTTTTCAATGTTAAATAGTCGAATGACGAAATTTACCACGTAGAGAGAGACGTACACGCATGAGCATTTCCCAATTGCTGTTTCTGCAACTGTCCCTTGCAGAGATAATTGGAGTAGCTATCGTCGTAATCATATTCCTGGTTCTTATTGCATCCTCTATCAGGATTATTCGGGAATATGAAAGAGCTGTTGTCTTTAGGCTCGGCAGGCTGATAGGGGCAAAAGGGCCTGGCCTGATAATACTAATTCCGTTCATAGATAGAGCCAACAAGGTTGACCTGAGAGTAGTCACTCTTGATGTGCCAAAGCAAAAGATAATCACCCTTGACAACGTCACAGTTGACGTAGACGCTGTAGTCTACCTGCGCGTAGACGAGCCCAACAATGCAGTTGTCAAGGTCCATGATTATCTTCTTGCATCAAGCCTACTATCCCAAACTACCCTTCGGGACCTAATAGGCCAGACCAGCTTTGACGACCTCCTGTCAAGGAGAGAAGAGCTAAACAAGAAGATGCAGGTGATTCTGGACGCTGCAACTGATCCGTGGGGCGTCAAGGTAAGTTCGGTGGCAATACGGGATGTTTCGCTCCCGGAAAACATGCACAGGGCAATTGCAAAACAGGCAGAAGCAGAGAGGGAAAAGAGAGGCAGGATCATTATCGCAGAAGGCGAGCTTACTGCCGCAGAAAAAATGTCCCAGGCAGCGGAATTTTACACGAGGAACATGGCGGCCATGAGGCTAAGGGAGCTTCAAACCTGGACTGAAATCGCAAGAGAAAAGAATATGATTGTAGTGACTGGTGGCACCGGCGACCAGCGGGACCTTGGCTCACTACTTGGCATAGTCAAAGAGAGGACACCCCTGACTGAGCAATTGGACGAGAGAAAATTGAGGGAGGTTGTCAGACAGGAGCTTGCGGCGTTAATTGACGAGAGGACCATTGGAGGGCGGCAGAAAGCCAGGGAAAGGCAAGGACAACAACAGGATGAAGGGTCAGATGCAGAAAGGCACCGAGCAGAGGCCTGAATGATAACGGGCCATGGCCAGTTTAAATGAAAAGAATCTCTCGTAGGGAATCATCATCAGTTGCACAGCATCAAAGAAAAATAAAGCTGTTGCAGAAGAGGCTTGCATCCTCTGCTATTGTAGTGATCATGATGATGGTGGTGGTGATAATGATTCTTGCTGCAGCCGCCGCTACCCCCACTACTGCTAGTACTGCAGCCTATTCCTCTCTCTTCTTTGCAGCAGGAGGAACAGCATCCGGACAAGAAGATGATGGCAGTAGTAGTGGTGGTGCGGCAGCCACAGCCACCAGAGCGCGGCAAGTGTTGTGGGTTGATGTTGATGACCTTATATCGTCGGCTACCGCGGAACATGTCGAATCGGCCATAGCCCGCGCTTCAGACGACCAGTCTGGAGGAGGAGGCGATTTTTCTGCCGTCATCATAGCTTTGGACACTCCCGGTGGCTCTCTCGACGCAACCCTCAAAATCATAGAAAGCATTCAAGGATCCAGAGTCCCGGTCATAGGCTACGTCTACCCCCCGGGCAAAAGTGCGTGGTCTGCCGGGACAATAATCCTTGTTGCGACTGATTATGCAGTCATGGCGCCATTTACTACAATAGGTTCTGCCCAGCCAGTAACTGGCACCGGCGTGCCCGTGAACGACACAAAGGTTACAAATGCAATTACGGAAAAAGTGGTCAGTCTTGCCCAGTTGCACAACAGAAATGCAACCCAGGCAGCCCGCTTCATAACGCATAATGACAACCTTACTCCGGAGAAGGCTTTGCAGGATAACGTTATTGACGCCATAGCAAGCGATCCAAAGGAACTGCTTCAAAATGCGCATAACCTGACTGCAATTACGCTTGGCGGTCCAAAGGTCTTGGACGTTGATGCTGATTCTGGGATAGTAATCCACGAGCCAAGCCTTAGAGTCGCACTGGTTGGCGTGCTGGCAAATCCTGTCCTGTCTACAATACTCCTTACCGTTGGCTTCTTTGCTCTGGTTTTCGGGCTAACGTCTCCTGGTTTTGGCGCCGAAATAGCCGGCGCTGCGATGATAATCCTTGCATTGATAGGACAGGGGTTTGATATCAACTGGGCCGCCTTTGCACTGCTGGCAATAGGGGTGGGCCTTCTTGCCTACGAGCTTTACTCTCCCGGATTTGGTGCGGCAGGTATTGGCGGCGTAATAGTTATCCTGGTAGGGACAACGCTCATGATAACCCAGCCTGTAGGGCCGGTATTGATAAGCGAAGAACATCTGTCGAATCTTGCCCTGCTATCGATGATAGTTGTCGTCCCGTTTGGCGGCTTTTTTGGCCTGATAACGTACAAGGCATGGAAGGCAAAGACAAGAAAGCCGTTGCAATTTGTGCTTCAGAGCGATAAAGGGGTCGCGCTCGATCCTATCTCAACCAGCACGCCGGGTTTTGTATCTGTGGGCGGCGAATACTGGAAAGCCCGGACGACAGGCGGGATTGAAATCGGAAAAGGAGAGCAAGTACGAGTAGTCAAGAAGGAAGGGGATTTGCTGATAGTCGAGCCTTTGCAAAAGGAAGAGCAAACCTAGAGAGAGCGGCAAAAGAAGAGTCTCTATCTACATGTCACTCATACTTCTCTATGCGGTGGCTCTGCCATGACTAGAGAGAGATATCTATAACAGATCAGGCACTGGTTTTCATATGATAAAATATTTCATGCATTCATTATGTTAGGCATAATTGTTCTATTCCCTTTACAGATGTTACAAGTGATCATGTTGGGCCATACGGGATCTAGGACTGCTGCTCAGCACAGCAGAGCTATATGCTGCTTCATTTTTTTGAACAACTATCTATCGCGTCCATTATCACCTGTGCCCCGCGGGTGCCAAAGTTCTCTTTGCAATAGTTTTCGTTTCTTAGCTTCGCGTTCAGTTTCCCGGTCAGGATTAGCTCAGTTACCCTGTTTACTGCGGCAAGGTAATTCATCGAAGACTTCCAGGTAAGTATGATTGCGCATTTGTCGCAGACGCTGCATTTCGCATTAGACGCGTACACACTGTCGCAAAAAACGCATCTGTTGTACACC
The sequence above is drawn from the Nitrososphaera viennensis EN76 genome and encodes:
- a CDS encoding NfeD family protein, with protein sequence MKRISRRESSSVAQHQRKIKLLQKRLASSAIVVIMMMVVVIMILAAAAATPTTASTAAYSSLFFAAGGTASGQEDDGSSSGGAAATATRARQVLWVDVDDLISSATAEHVESAIARASDDQSGGGGDFSAVIIALDTPGGSLDATLKIIESIQGSRVPVIGYVYPPGKSAWSAGTIILVATDYAVMAPFTTIGSAQPVTGTGVPVNDTKVTNAITEKVVSLAQLHNRNATQAARFITHNDNLTPEKALQDNVIDAIASDPKELLQNAHNLTAITLGGPKVLDVDADSGIVIHEPSLRVALVGVLANPVLSTILLTVGFFALVFGLTSPGFGAEIAGAAMIILALIGQGFDINWAAFALLAIGVGLLAYELYSPGFGAAGIGGVIVILVGTTLMITQPVGPVLISEEHLSNLALLSMIVVVPFGGFFGLITYKAWKAKTRKPLQFVLQSDKGVALDPISTSTPGFVSVGGEYWKARTTGGIEIGKGEQVRVVKKEGDLLIVEPLQKEEQT
- a CDS encoding 3-isopropylmalate dehydratase large subunit, which encodes MTITEKILARAAGRQSVSPGDVVFAKVDKVMMHDVSGPGVIKVFSEWEKKGLKLDKIWNADRVWVTEDHFVPAADRVSAENIITLSNFTKKYGIKKHFKYGLGQYGICHTLSHEEAMVLPGEVYVGGDSHTNTTGAMGAFAAGLGHTDVAYVLMNGEIWFKVPETMMFKVEGNKPDHIMAKDIILKVIGEIGTDGANYKTMQFAGDVVKKLSMEERLTLTNMTTEAGAKNGIIEPDETTYAYLRERTDAQYSPVHSDDNVQYSETFTIEIEKMEPTIAKPFSPGNISVARELQGTELDKAYIGSCTGAKLDDLRAAAKILKGKKVKIRTEVLPAAQSIYMKAMKEGLVEIFMEAGAIVGPPTCGACCGAHMGVLGKGEICISTTNRNFPGRMGHVESQTYLASPVVVAASAITGRITDPRDVKN
- a CDS encoding 50S ribosomal protein L24e gives rise to the protein MMRRKRSTDDVTSTRSFRNCSFCGRSIPAGTGIMHVRNDGRILWTCSDKCKKNLFILRRDPRKLKWTERYVLGGAQVKKK
- a CDS encoding slipin family protein, coding for MSISQLLFLQLSLAEIIGVAIVVIIFLVLIASSIRIIREYERAVVFRLGRLIGAKGPGLIILIPFIDRANKVDLRVVTLDVPKQKIITLDNVTVDVDAVVYLRVDEPNNAVVKVHDYLLASSLLSQTTLRDLIGQTSFDDLLSRREELNKKMQVILDAATDPWGVKVSSVAIRDVSLPENMHRAIAKQAEAEREKRGRIIIAEGELTAAEKMSQAAEFYTRNMAAMRLRELQTWTEIAREKNMIVVTGGTGDQRDLGSLLGIVKERTPLTEQLDERKLREVVRQELAALIDERTIGGRQKARERQGQQQDEGSDAERHRAEA
- the cofE gene encoding coenzyme F420-0:L-glutamate ligase — its product is MANAKARLSRVRISSLRLEILAVKVARKSGKFSLFESLLQQGFDYKDGDIIVVSSKFVSMAEGSVVDMRRIRVSKKARALAKKCHMEPKLAELVLRESDYIVKGVPGFLLAIRDGMIAPNAGIDKSNVPKGFAILYPRDPFASAEGLKDAFLANLGIKVGIVIADSRLMPTRIGTTGVAIACAGFEPVEDLRGKKDLFGNVLRVTFRAVADGLATMGVAAMGESDESTPAAVVRGARVQWTNKKLSWRDMAVAPEQDIYLRGLKSEL
- a CDS encoding winged helix-turn-helix domain-containing protein; translated protein: MKKYRNRMDIAAAILEIAQGSGGVLKTKIMYNAFLSFPQLKEYLALLTENQLLEYASQNKNRYRTTEKGKRFLNSYREMQRMLYPAGEKTARDAEA